The segment GATTTCGCCCTGGAGAATGCTTCTCTCGGGTCGGTCATAAGGCAGTTTGTCCCGATTGACCCGGAGATTTTCAGCGGGGAGGCGTCGGTCGGACTGACGCTGCAGGGGAGCGGGGGGAGTTGGGGAGCGCTTTCAAAGACGTTGACGGGGAAGGGAGAATGGGAAGTGGGAGAAGGGGAGATTAAGAATGTGAACCTCTTGAGAGAGTCTCTCGCCACGCTTCAGATCCTCGATCAGGTTCAACTCCCGTTGGAGCCGAACACCCGATTTTCTTCCGCAAAGGGGGGGCTTCAGGTCGAGGCCGGCCGCATCGGGCTGAGCCGTCTTTCCATGGACAACCCTCTTTTTGATCTTTTGGGAGAAGGGGAGGTCGGATTGGACGGCCTTTATCATCTTCTCGGCGAGATGAGACTGGCCGAGTCGGTCACACAGAAAATTCGAAGCACGCCGGTCGGGTCGCTCCTCCCGATGGAGAGAGGGAGATTGGAGATCCCGATCGAAATTGCGGGGACCCCCCAAGGGGCCCGCCTCGCCTTGCGTGAAGAGGCGCTGAAAGAGACGGCGGCGAAGCAGCTTCGGGAAAGATTGACAGAGAGGCTGGAGAAAGAGGGATTGGGAGGGCTACTGCAGAGATAGCTCCTCCCCCTGAACTCATCGGAACGACATCGGTTTGTAGATCATTCAAGAGGAGGCGGTTCGGGCCGCATTGCCGCTGCTAAGGAGGGCCGCCTGCTCGAAGCGCCTTTATCGAACGGTCAGGGCAGATCTCTCTCCTTGACCGTTTTTCTTTTGTCCGCTCTGGCGCGTTCAATCGCTTCCATCGCGAGTTTTTCGACACGCTGACTGAGCGCCTGGAGAAATTCAGCGGAGGTGTTGAATTCGGATTTCTCTCGAATGAATTTCTTAATTTTCGAACTTACTACCAAGATATCGGCCATTCATTTCCTCCTTCAGCTCTACGTTTACCCTATTGGAATACGAGAAAAGAACTCTACGAAGTTCGCGATCTGTGATCGGGGATTCATTCTGCATCCAGTTAAAAATGTAGCATGAAAGAAGGAAGCCGCGCAACCAGAATTATTGAACGACTCCTCTCGTGTGAGATAAAAATGTCCGGCGCATCGGGCCTCGTCGAAGTCAATCGGTCCTTGCATTTTAGGAGACGGCAGGGTAATATATCAACGATATGCCTACTGAATTTCGATCGTTGCCGATTCCTCCTCCTGTTCTTGAGGGAATTGAGTCTCTCGGTTTTAAAGAATGTACTCCGATCCAGGAGGGGACTCTTCCCATCACCCTTGCCGGTAAGGATGTCGCGGGTCAGGCCCAGACCGGGACCGGAAAGACCGCCGCCTTTCTGATCGCCCTTTTTTCACGTCTTCTCAAAACCGAGCCTTCCCCTTCCTCCAAGCTCTCTTCTCCGCGGGCGATCGTCATCGCCCCGACGCGGGAACTGGTGATTCAAATCGCCAGAGAAGCAACCCTGCTCGGACAAAAGACCCCTTTTAACATCCAGGCCGTCTACGGCGGAATCGATTATCAGAAGCAGCGATCGATGCTGGCGGAGGGGGTCGATCTTCTCATCGGAACGCCGGGACGACTGATCGATTATTATAAGCAAAAGGTCTACGACCTCCGCCGGGTGGAGGTCCTCGTGATCGATGAGGCCGACCGGATGTTCGATATGGGATTTATCGCCGACCTTCGTTTCATGATGCGGCGTCTCCCTCCTTATCATAAGCGGCAGTCGATGCTCTTTTCCGCCACCCTCACGCAGCGCGTGATGGAGCTGGCTTATGAGCATATGAATAATCCGATCAAGATCGAAGTCTCTCCCGAGCAGATCACCGCAGAGAAGGTGGAACAGATCCTGTTCCATGTGGAGCGGACAAAGAAGATCCCTCTCCTGCTCGGCTTGCTCAAGAGAGAAAGCTGGGAGCGGGTGTTGATTTTCGTCAATACCAAAAACCAGGGGGAGGTGTTGGCGAATCGGCTGACCGAGCAAGGGTATCCGGCCCGTGCGATCACCGGCGACTTGCCGCAAAAACAGCGGATGAAGGCGTTGGAGCAATTCAAGGAGAGGAAGGTGCCGATCCTGGTCGCCACCGATGTCGCCTCGCGGGGGCTGCATATCGAGGGGGTCAGCCTCGTCGTGAATTACGATCTTCCCCAGGACCGGGAGGCGTATGTCCACCGGATCGGCCGGACCGCCCGCGCGGGCGCGGCGGGAAAGGCGTTGAGCCTGGCCGATGAGGAGTATGTCATGGCCCTGGAGGAAATCGAGGAGTACATCGGACAGAAGATTCCGGTCGAATGGCCGGAAGACGACCTCTTCGTTCAGCCCAAATCGATCCCTCATTCCGAGCGGATACAAAGAACGCGGCCGGCCCATCCCCCTTCGCGCCCGACCAAGGGACGGCCTTCCTCTTCAAGGCCGAGAAGAAGCCGGTGATCGGCCCCCTTCCATCGGCTTTTTCCATTCTAATCTTCCATAAATTATGCAATACGGTCCCGGCTTCTTTTTAAATCTGTGGCACCTCCTCGGGCTTTCCTTCTGGCATTTCGTCTTCAAGTGGATCAATCACGTCGAGGTCTTCGGCGAAGAAAATATCCCAAAACGGGGAGAGGAGGGGGTGATGCTTTTGTACAACCACATCTCGGCGATCGATCCCTTTCTGGTGGGGGCCACCAGCATGCCTTTTTTCTCCCCCGTCTGGTGGCGCGCCCCGGGGAAGGAAGAGCTGTTCGGCATTCCGATCGTTCGGACGATTCTTTCCTCCTGGGGGGCTTTTCCGGTCCGGCGGGGAAAACGCGATCTGGCGGCAATGCAAAAAATGGCGGAAATGCTGTCG is part of the Candidatus Manganitrophus noduliformans genome and harbors:
- a CDS encoding DEAD/DEAH box helicase, with the translated sequence MPTEFRSLPIPPPVLEGIESLGFKECTPIQEGTLPITLAGKDVAGQAQTGTGKTAAFLIALFSRLLKTEPSPSSKLSSPRAIVIAPTRELVIQIAREATLLGQKTPFNIQAVYGGIDYQKQRSMLAEGVDLLIGTPGRLIDYYKQKVYDLRRVEVLVIDEADRMFDMGFIADLRFMMRRLPPYHKRQSMLFSATLTQRVMELAYEHMNNPIKIEVSPEQITAEKVEQILFHVERTKKIPLLLGLLKRESWERVLIFVNTKNQGEVLANRLTEQGYPARAITGDLPQKQRMKALEQFKERKVPILVATDVASRGLHIEGVSLVVNYDLPQDREAYVHRIGRTARAGAAGKALSLADEEYVMALEEIEEYIGQKIPVEWPEDDLFVQPKSIPHSERIQRTRPAHPPSRPTKGRPSSSRPRRSR
- a CDS encoding lysophospholipid acyltransferase family protein codes for the protein MQYGPGFFLNLWHLLGLSFWHFVFKWINHVEVFGEENIPKRGEEGVMLLYNHISAIDPFLVGATSMPFFSPVWWRAPGKEELFGIPIVRTILSSWGAFPVRRGKRDLAAMQKMAEMLSHSVVVIAPEGRRSSDGALQPGRAGVGKILYDARPRKVIPVRVRGVDQILPVGKILPRIGKKTTITYGSPINLSIYYSLPDTVETSQRIVDTIMEEIAKL
- a CDS encoding NFYB/HAP3 family transcription factor subunit, with amino-acid sequence MADILVVSSKIKKFIREKSEFNTSAEFLQALSQRVEKLAMEAIERARADKRKTVKERDLP